A stretch of the Buchananella sp. 14KM1171 genome encodes the following:
- a CDS encoding SdrD B-like domain-containing protein, with translation MTLFNGDAEAGEPGQNEAVTITNITVKKLTGGVETDDVAHKWSRVNVKWDWDARNANPQVGQHFTLGFPFEPVSYKFVDTKEFELKLDQGSKPTIAVCYPNRGPGEAKPFIKCVFTDGLTTAVQEQGLSNLRGNAWIESVAHESNGKTELEFNANGTKIMVPTPGGEPITAPIGNYWIQPPDKSNWGVTSETARIVWHVQFSGKVLREMMNKSQIPDEIVIHDSLSQGQVYEGSYGFVATAVDLPTEGDIEDLCIFDHAGICSVETFPYPKRPGHSLGNLGEVTVQAEFSNGNRAAKFTIRRTGAPLRDDVNYRLTYRTKPTTPNEKIDINTTYSNEARIEGVNKKLYSSARYRVTAGGTAQMDPGYGTFAISKIAKGEAKTALPDGERVRFLVDWQLPANKPNASDHPGWVEPNRPLYVEVPLDRVVTYLPETNTRMPFPAGTTITLTEDTNWTSSGLPGGIKFETPSVTIDGGQASSTPVATFVIVSNKVIEAEYTNTFSFKAVSVGDYVWFDKNKDGLQDDSDEPLNGVTLTISRTDGKPVKDVNGAPVTTTTTNSQGKYLFDNLEILPAGQKYKVTVTPPSGYLPTKPEQGTDRSKDSSTGSATARELPNGGDSDLTLDFGFVKTVPGIDIEKYDGNWAGVKFNGDTPEMNNGQPATLPAGDRDSADTALVLSGLEAQPVKFTVTNTGTDGLKNIVVTDRTSAGPALTNLKCRINNQDVAAVGGVVTAPADWVLPVKGSFECTGTLPKLSEADTSGAYHTTHANSATVEATPVAGGDKVSDSDEWHAKRGKVSVGDYVWFDKNKDGLQDNTDVPLGEVTLTLSRTDNQPAKKIDGSVVTTTKTAANGKYLFPDLEILPAGVNYKVTVTAPAGYKPTVEGPQNGSGANDSSTDNATAKDLPNDGNSDLTLDFGFVKTAPGIDIEKYDGVWAGVQFNGDKPVLSNGQPAVLPAGDRDGADQALVLSGLEAQPVKFTVTNTGEDALKNVVVTDRTNGGPALTDFKCRIDNKDVAGVNGVVTAPADWVFAAKASFECTGTLPKLAEADATGAYHTSHANTATVEAVPVAGGDKVTDSDEWHAKRGKVSVGDYVWFDANKDGLQDNSDVPLKDVTLTISRTDNKPAKKIDGSVVTTTTTDAAGKYLFADLEILPAGVKYKVAVTTPDNYEPTTAGAGSDRAKDSSTGSETAVELPTDGGKDLSLDFGFVKKPTGIDIEKYDGAWSGVTFDQDGNAELVNGQPKVLPAGDRDTEDAALVLSGLAAQPVKFTVTNTGKGELNNVKVTDQTLAGPALTDLKCHINGTDIAAVNGVVTAPADWIFAPQASFDCTATLPAITDAAKHANKATVEATPVAGGDKVSDNDDWHAKRGKVSVGDYVWFDANKDGLQDTSDVPLQDVTLALSRTDDKPAKKIDGSVVTTTKTDAAGKYLFADLEILPAGVKYKVTVAPPVNYEPTTAGVGTDRAKDSSTDSETAVELPNDGDKDLTLDFGFVKKPTGIDIEKYDGAWSGVVFDQAGNAELVDGQPKVLPAGDRDTEDAALVLSGLAAQPVKFTVTNTGKGELNNVKVSDTTIVGPALTDFKCRIDGADVVAVDGVVSAPAAWVFAPKASFECTATLAAMTDAAKHANTARVEATPVAGGDKLTDSDNWHAKRGKVSVGDYVWYDANKDGLQDASDVALEDVTLTLSRTDGKPAKKVDGSVVTTTTTDATGKYLFADLEILPAGAKYVVTVTNPRGFVPTTPGAGSDRAKDSSTGSETAVVLPNDGDKDLSLDFGFVKAKVSVGDYVWFDANKDGLQDDDEKGIKDVVLTISRTDGKPVKDADGNPVTTTTTDASGMYLFKDLEMLPAGEKYVVTVTDPAGYVPTKAEAGSDRAKDSSTGSATAQELTQDGAKDLTLDFGFFFPEVSVGDYVWYDVNKDGLQDGTDVPLKDVTLTISRSDGKPVNNADHTARTELTTTTDEHGKYAFTGLEVLTGEVKYIVTVTAPFGYVPTKAGMNNGAGSDDSSTQTSASVADLSTDGANDPTLDFGFIKAKVSVGDYVWFDKNKDGLQDTGEPGIKDVTLTLTGPDGKSVTDVNGNPVGPVKTDEHGKYLFENLPVLPQGESYTVTVSDPAGYLPTKAGTNNGQGANDSSTTTSVSLADLSTDSASDLTLDFGYYKPSVTVGDYVFEDLNDNGIQDNTDKPIAGVTLKITGPDGKDVTDVNGNPVGPVKTDENGKYLFDNLPVLKDNQSYTVTITPPAGYQPAKTGQGTRETDSSTDKATTIGLTKDGDKDLSLDFGFKKPTTKGGKGGKLAKTGTNALTLAPYALTLLAAGGTLLLLRRKKN, from the coding sequence GTGACGCTGTTCAACGGCGACGCTGAGGCAGGAGAGCCCGGACAGAACGAAGCTGTCACGATCACAAACATCACTGTCAAGAAGCTCACCGGTGGCGTCGAAACCGACGATGTGGCCCACAAGTGGAGCCGAGTTAACGTCAAGTGGGACTGGGACGCCCGCAACGCTAACCCCCAGGTGGGCCAGCACTTCACCCTCGGCTTCCCCTTCGAGCCCGTGTCCTACAAGTTCGTAGACACCAAGGAGTTCGAGCTGAAGCTGGACCAGGGCTCGAAGCCGACCATCGCGGTCTGCTACCCGAACCGTGGCCCCGGCGAAGCCAAGCCCTTCATCAAGTGTGTGTTCACCGACGGCCTGACCACCGCCGTTCAGGAGCAGGGACTATCCAACCTGCGCGGAAACGCCTGGATCGAGTCCGTAGCGCACGAGTCCAACGGCAAGACGGAACTTGAGTTCAACGCCAACGGCACCAAGATCATGGTTCCCACCCCGGGTGGCGAGCCCATCACGGCTCCGATCGGCAACTACTGGATCCAGCCGCCGGACAAGTCCAACTGGGGTGTTACCTCAGAGACGGCCCGCATCGTCTGGCACGTGCAGTTCTCCGGCAAGGTGCTGCGCGAGATGATGAACAAGAGCCAGATTCCGGACGAGATCGTCATTCACGACTCCCTGAGCCAGGGCCAGGTTTACGAGGGCAGCTACGGTTTCGTTGCGACCGCAGTGGACCTGCCGACCGAGGGCGACATTGAGGACCTGTGCATCTTCGACCACGCCGGCATCTGCAGCGTGGAGACATTCCCCTACCCCAAGCGCCCCGGCCACTCCCTGGGCAATCTGGGCGAGGTGACGGTGCAGGCCGAGTTCAGCAACGGCAACCGCGCAGCTAAGTTCACGATCCGCCGGACCGGTGCGCCGCTGCGTGACGACGTCAACTACCGCCTGACCTACCGCACCAAGCCGACCACCCCGAACGAGAAGATCGACATCAACACGACCTACTCCAACGAGGCTCGTATCGAGGGCGTTAACAAGAAGCTCTACTCCAGCGCCCGCTACCGCGTCACCGCCGGTGGTACCGCGCAAATGGACCCGGGCTACGGCACCTTTGCCATCAGCAAGATCGCCAAGGGCGAGGCCAAGACTGCTCTGCCCGACGGCGAGCGCGTCCGCTTCCTGGTGGATTGGCAGCTGCCGGCTAACAAGCCGAACGCATCCGACCACCCGGGCTGGGTGGAGCCAAACCGCCCGCTCTACGTCGAGGTCCCCCTTGACCGGGTCGTAACCTACCTCCCGGAAACCAACACCCGCATGCCGTTCCCGGCAGGCACCACCATCACGCTGACCGAGGACACCAACTGGACCTCCTCTGGTCTGCCCGGTGGCATCAAGTTTGAGACCCCCTCTGTCACGATCGATGGCGGGCAAGCATCCAGCACCCCCGTTGCGACCTTCGTGATCGTGTCCAACAAGGTGATTGAGGCCGAGTACACCAACACCTTCTCCTTCAAGGCCGTCAGCGTGGGTGACTACGTGTGGTTCGACAAGAACAAGGACGGTCTGCAGGACGACAGCGACGAGCCGCTAAACGGCGTCACGCTGACCATCTCCCGCACGGACGGCAAGCCGGTCAAGGACGTCAACGGTGCCCCGGTTACCACGACGACCACCAATTCCCAGGGCAAGTACCTGTTCGACAACCTGGAGATCCTCCCGGCCGGCCAGAAGTACAAGGTGACGGTGACTCCACCGAGTGGCTACCTACCCACCAAGCCTGAGCAGGGCACCGACCGCAGCAAGGACTCCTCCACGGGGAGCGCCACGGCCCGCGAACTTCCCAACGGCGGCGACAGCGACCTGACCTTGGACTTCGGCTTCGTGAAGACCGTTCCGGGTATTGACATCGAGAAGTACGACGGCAACTGGGCCGGCGTTAAGTTCAACGGCGACACCCCGGAGATGAACAACGGCCAGCCCGCCACGCTGCCTGCGGGTGACCGCGACAGTGCGGACACCGCCCTGGTGCTTTCCGGCCTGGAGGCGCAGCCGGTGAAGTTCACCGTCACCAACACTGGTACCGACGGCCTGAAGAACATCGTGGTCACCGACCGCACCAGCGCCGGTCCGGCGCTGACCAACCTGAAGTGCCGCATCAACAACCAGGACGTGGCTGCGGTTGGCGGCGTCGTCACCGCCCCCGCCGACTGGGTGCTGCCGGTCAAGGGCTCCTTCGAGTGCACCGGCACCCTGCCCAAGCTCTCGGAGGCTGACACTTCCGGCGCCTACCACACCACGCACGCCAACTCCGCGACCGTCGAGGCAACCCCGGTGGCCGGTGGCGACAAGGTTTCCGACTCTGACGAGTGGCACGCCAAGCGCGGCAAGGTCAGCGTGGGTGACTACGTGTGGTTTGACAAGAACAAGGACGGCCTGCAGGACAACACCGACGTCCCGCTGGGCGAGGTCACCCTGACCCTGTCCCGCACCGACAACCAGCCGGCCAAGAAGATCGACGGCAGCGTGGTAACCACCACCAAGACCGCCGCCAACGGCAAGTACCTCTTCCCCGACCTGGAGATCCTGCCGGCAGGCGTGAACTACAAGGTCACCGTCACCGCTCCGGCTGGTTACAAGCCGACCGTTGAGGGTCCCCAGAACGGCTCCGGAGCCAACGACTCCTCCACCGACAACGCCACCGCCAAGGACCTTCCGAACGACGGCAACAGCGACCTGACGTTGGACTTTGGTTTTGTGAAGACTGCGCCGGGTATTGATATTGAGAAGTACGACGGTGTTTGGGCTGGTGTTCAGTTCAATGGCGATAAGCCGGTGTTGAGTAATGGTCAGCCTGCGGTGTTGCCTGCTGGTGACCGTGATGGTGCTGACCAGGCTTTGGTGCTTTCTGGCCTGGAGGCCCAGCCGGTGAAGTTCACTGTGACTAACACTGGTGAGGACGCGTTGAAGAACGTGGTGGTCACCGACCGTACTAATGGTGGCCCGGCCCTGACCGACTTCAAGTGCCGCATCGACAACAAGGACGTGGCTGGGGTTAATGGTGTGGTCACTGCTCCGGCTGATTGGGTGTTTGCTGCCAAGGCCTCGTTTGAGTGCACCGGTACGCTGCCCAAGCTGGCCGAGGCTGACGCCACTGGCGCCTACCACACCAGCCACGCCAACACCGCCACGGTTGAGGCTGTCCCGGTTGCTGGTGGTGACAAGGTCACTGATAGCGATGAGTGGCACGCCAAGCGCGGCAAGGTGAGTGTGGGTGACTACGTCTGGTTCGACGCGAACAAGGACGGCCTGCAGGACAACTCTGATGTGCCGCTGAAGGACGTCACCCTGACCATCTCGCGCACCGACAACAAGCCGGCCAAGAAGATCGACGGCAGCGTGGTGACCACCACGACCACTGACGCTGCGGGTAAGTACCTCTTCGCCGACCTGGAAATCCTCCCGGCAGGCGTGAAGTACAAGGTTGCTGTTACCACCCCGGATAACTACGAGCCCACCACTGCTGGTGCTGGTAGCGACCGCGCCAAGGACTCCTCCACTGGTAGCGAGACCGCGGTAGAGCTGCCCACTGATGGCGGCAAGGACCTGAGCCTGGACTTTGGTTTTGTTAAGAAGCCCACGGGTATCGACATCGAGAAGTACGACGGTGCCTGGAGCGGGGTGACCTTCGACCAGGACGGTAACGCCGAACTGGTTAACGGCCAGCCCAAGGTCCTGCCCGCTGGTGACCGTGACACCGAGGACGCGGCCCTGGTCCTTTCTGGCCTGGCTGCCCAGCCGGTGAAGTTCACCGTTACCAACACTGGTAAGGGCGAGCTGAACAACGTCAAGGTCACCGACCAGACTCTGGCCGGCCCGGCCCTGACCGATCTGAAGTGCCACATCAACGGCACCGACATTGCTGCTGTTAACGGCGTGGTCACTGCTCCGGCCGACTGGATCTTCGCACCCCAGGCCTCCTTTGACTGCACCGCTACCCTGCCGGCCATCACGGACGCTGCCAAGCACGCCAACAAGGCCACCGTTGAGGCCACCCCGGTTGCTGGTGGTGACAAGGTCAGCGACAACGACGACTGGCACGCCAAGCGCGGCAAGGTGAGTGTGGGTGACTACGTCTGGTTCGACGCGAACAAGGACGGCCTGCAAGACACCAGCGACGTGCCGCTGCAGGACGTCACCCTGGCCCTGTCCCGCACGGACGACAAGCCGGCCAAGAAGATCGACGGCAGCGTGGTTACCACCACCAAGACCGACGCGGCCGGTAAGTACCTCTTCGCCGACCTGGAAATCCTCCCGGCAGGCGTGAAGTACAAGGTCACCGTCGCACCCCCGGTCAACTACGAGCCCACCACTGCTGGTGTCGGGACCGACCGCGCCAAGGACTCCTCCACCGACAGCGAGACTGCGGTAGAGCTGCCCAACGATGGGGACAAGGACCTCACGCTGGACTTTGGTTTTGTTAAGAAGCCCACGGGTATCGACATTGAGAAGTACGACGGTGCTTGGAGTGGGGTGGTCTTTGACCAGGCGGGTAACGCTGAGCTGGTTGATGGTCAGCCCAAGGTCTTGCCCGCTGGTGACCGTGACACCGAGGATGCGGCCCTGGTGCTTTCTGGTCTGGCTGCCCAGCCGGTGAAGTTCACCGTGACTAACACGGGTAAGGGCGAGTTGAACAATGTCAAGGTTTCTGACACCACGATTGTTGGCCCGGCCCTGACCGACTTCAAGTGCCGTATTGATGGCGCTGATGTGGTGGCTGTTGATGGTGTGGTTAGTGCTCCGGCGGCTTGGGTGTTTGCGCCCAAGGCTTCGTTTGAGTGCACCGCTACCCTGGCGGCCATGACGGATGCGGCCAAGCACGCTAACACCGCCCGGGTGGAGGCCACCCCGGTGGCTGGTGGTGACAAGCTCACCGATAGCGATAACTGGCACGCCAAGCGCGGCAAGGTGAGTGTGGGTGACTACGTCTGGTACGACGCCAACAAGGACGGTCTGCAAGACGCCAGCGACGTGGCGTTGGAGGATGTGACCTTGACCCTGTCTCGCACGGACGGCAAGCCGGCCAAGAAGGTCGACGGCAGCGTGGTTACCACCACCACGACCGACGCGACCGGTAAGTACTTGTTTGCTGACCTGGAGATCTTGCCGGCAGGCGCGAAGTACGTGGTGACGGTTACCAACCCGCGTGGTTTTGTTCCCACCACTCCTGGGGCTGGCAGTGACCGGGCCAAGGACTCCTCTACTGGTAGCGAGACCGCGGTCGTGTTGCCTAATGATGGGGACAAGGACCTGAGTTTGGACTTTGGTTTTGTTAAGGCCAAGGTGAGTGTGGGTGACTACGTCTGGTTCGACGCGAACAAGGACGGCCTGCAAGACGATGACGAAAAGGGCATCAAGGACGTGGTTTTGACCATCTCGCGTACGGACGGCAAGCCCGTTAAGGACGCTGATGGCAACCCGGTTACCACCACCACTACCGACGCTAGCGGCATGTACCTGTTTAAGGACTTGGAGATGCTGCCAGCGGGTGAGAAGTACGTGGTTACTGTCACCGACCCGGCCGGCTACGTACCCACCAAGGCCGAGGCGGGCAGCGACCGGGCCAAGGACTCCTCTACTGGTAGTGCTACCGCCCAGGAACTGACCCAGGACGGGGCTAAGGACCTCACCCTTGACTTTGGTTTCTTCTTCCCCGAGGTCAGCGTGGGTGACTACGTCTGGTACGACGTCAACAAGGACGGCCTGCAAGACGGCACCGATGTGCCACTCAAGGACGTCACCCTGACCATCTCCCGTAGCGACGGTAAGCCGGTCAACAACGCTGACCACACCGCCCGCACCGAGCTGACCACCACCACCGACGAGCACGGCAAGTACGCCTTTACTGGTCTGGAAGTCCTCACCGGTGAGGTGAAGTACATCGTTACCGTTACCGCCCCGTTCGGTTACGTGCCGACCAAGGCCGGCATGAACAACGGTGCTGGTAGTGATGACTCTTCTACCCAGACCTCGGCCAGCGTGGCAGACCTGTCCACCGACGGGGCCAACGACCCCACCTTGGACTTTGGTTTCATCAAGGCCAAGGTGTCCGTGGGTGACTACGTCTGGTTCGACAAGAACAAGGACGGCCTCCAAGACACCGGCGAGCCCGGTATCAAGGACGTCACCCTGACCCTGACCGGCCCGGACGGTAAGAGCGTCACCGACGTCAACGGCAACCCCGTTGGCCCGGTCAAGACCGACGAGCACGGCAAGTACCTCTTTGAGAACCTGCCCGTGCTACCCCAGGGTGAGTCCTACACCGTCACGGTCAGCGACCCGGCCGGCTACCTGCCCACCAAGGCCGGTACCAACAACGGCCAGGGAGCCAACGACTCTTCCACCACGACCTCGGTCAGCCTGGCAGACCTGTCCACCGACAGCGCTAGCGACCTGACCTTGGACTTTGGCTACTACAAGCCCTCAGTTACCGTGGGTGACTACGTCTTTGAAGACCTCAACGACAACGGAATCCAGGACAACACCGACAAGCCCATCGCTGGTGTGACCCTGAAGATCACCGGACCCGACGGCAAGGACGTCACCGACGTCAACGGCAACCCCGTTGGCCCGGTCAAGACCGACGAGAACGGCAAGTACCTTTTCGACAACCTGCCCGTCCTGAAGGACAACCAGTCCTACACCGTCACCATCACCCCGCCCGCGGGCTACCAGCCGGCCAAGACCGGCCAGGGCACCCGGGAAACCGACTCCTCTACCGACAAGGCCACCACCATCGGCCTGACCAAGGACGGGGACAAGGACCTCTCCCTGGACTTCGGCTTCAAAAAGCCCACCACCAAGGGCGGCAAGGGAGGCAAGCTGGCCAAGACCGGCACCAACGCCCTCACCCTAGCCCCCTACGCCCTAACCCTGCTGGCAGCCGGAGGCACACTCCTCCTCCTACGCCGCAAGAAGAACTAG